In Salisediminibacterium beveridgei, one DNA window encodes the following:
- a CDS encoding RNA-guided endonuclease InsQ/TnpB family protein has product MQRFTQKQNIGRSTLSAREFRLLQRMSHSSKALRNVGLYTIKQKYLNENKMATTKEIDSAMKADMNYWGIQSNSVQAVRRTLLSEVKSFFEALKKWKATPEGFTGRPKFPKYSRSTAKRVIEIYQVPKVDKDGYWNIPMNTAFRKRFGPLRLRMPKNLMDKNISYIEIVPKQNGRFFEAHYVYEVPMSQMKKQQTTTKALSCDLGVDYLLSCATNQGDAFLINGKKLKSINQYFNKKISELKQKNIENGLSKRIVTNQIASLWRKRNLQIDGYLSQTVGLLFKQIKRLNVDTVVMGYNAGWKQESHLGKKNNQEFVQIPFHRLISAIENKCLKEGIRFVKQEESYTSKASFLDHDDIPVWSKGDNTMYSFSGKRLYRGFYRCENGQCIHADINAALNILRKSQIVEWDEKTKIKTPMIMDVQKRKAVA; this is encoded by the coding sequence ATGCAACGGTTCACCCAAAAGCAGAACATTGGTCGCAGCACCCTTAGCGCTAGGGAGTTTCGACTTCTGCAACGCATGTCTCATAGTTCCAAGGCTTTGCGCAACGTAGGCTTATATACGATTAAACAAAAGTATTTGAATGAAAACAAAATGGCGACAACAAAAGAAATAGACAGCGCAATGAAGGCCGATATGAACTATTGGGGCATTCAATCCAACTCCGTACAAGCGGTTCGAAGAACCTTACTCAGTGAAGTAAAGAGCTTCTTCGAAGCGTTAAAGAAGTGGAAAGCAACCCCTGAAGGTTTCACAGGTCGCCCAAAGTTCCCAAAGTATTCTCGTTCCACGGCTAAACGCGTCATCGAAATCTATCAAGTTCCCAAAGTGGATAAGGACGGGTATTGGAATATTCCAATGAATACTGCTTTCAGAAAACGTTTTGGTCCCTTGAGACTGCGAATGCCAAAGAATTTAATGGATAAAAACATTTCTTACATTGAAATTGTGCCAAAGCAAAATGGTCGGTTCTTTGAGGCTCATTATGTATATGAAGTACCTATGTCTCAAATGAAGAAACAACAAACGACGACAAAAGCTTTGAGTTGCGATTTAGGTGTAGATTATCTTCTTAGTTGTGCAACGAATCAAGGGGACGCCTTTTTGATTAATGGAAAGAAGTTAAAATCCATTAATCAGTACTTCAACAAAAAGATAAGCGAATTAAAACAGAAAAACATCGAAAACGGCTTGTCGAAACGCATAGTGACAAACCAAATAGCTTCTCTTTGGCGTAAACGAAATCTCCAAATAGACGGCTACCTTTCACAAACCGTAGGTTTGTTGTTCAAACAGATAAAACGACTGAACGTCGATACCGTGGTAATGGGTTATAATGCCGGTTGGAAACAAGAATCGCATTTAGGGAAGAAAAACAATCAAGAGTTCGTACAAATTCCTTTCCACAGATTGATTTCGGCTATTGAGAACAAGTGTCTCAAGGAAGGCATCCGTTTCGTTAAGCAGGAAGAGAGCTACACGTCTAAAGCTAGTTTTCTGGATCATGACGATATTCCGGTTTGGTCAAAAGGCGATAACACGATGTACTCCTTTAGTGGGAAGCGCCTATATCGCGGCTTCTATCGCTGTGAAAATGGACAATGCATCCATGCCGACATTAATGCAGCATTAAATATCCTTCGGAAATCCCAAATAGTAGAATGGGATGAAAAAACGAAAATAAAAACGCCCATGATCATGGACGTTCAAAAACGTAAAGCTGTTGCTTAG
- the tnpA gene encoding IS66 family insertion sequence element accessory protein TnpA → MNRNANLRDFWEHKVKEVQKSGLSVAEWVRQNDEFTVHQVRYWIRKFKEESKSLATAEQPQTNWIPVNVDATSRPDPQMIYLTLPNDSRLEIPSGLDQSDLTNLLRAVNAL, encoded by the coding sequence ATGAATAGGAATGCTAACCTCAGAGATTTCTGGGAACATAAAGTTAAAGAGGTCCAAAAATCTGGACTGTCTGTAGCTGAGTGGGTTCGTCAAAATGATGAATTCACGGTCCATCAAGTGCGCTACTGGATTCGTAAATTTAAAGAAGAATCCAAATCACTTGCAACCGCAGAACAGCCGCAAACTAATTGGATACCCGTAAACGTTGATGCCACATCCCGACCTGATCCCCAAATGATCTATCTTACCCTTCCAAATGATAGCCGACTTGAAATCCCTTCGGGATTAGATCAGTCGGACCTCACCAATCTTCTTCGAGCAGTGAATGCATTATGA
- the tnpB gene encoding IS66 family insertion sequence element accessory protein TnpB (TnpB, as the term is used for proteins encoded by IS66 family insertion elements, is considered an accessory protein, since TnpC, encoded by a neighboring gene, is a DDE family transposase.), with the protein MMSHAQPKQVFLAKGATDLRKSIDGLAAIVQEGFQLNPFSPSFFVFCNRQRDKIKILHWDHNGFWLYYRRLEKGTFPWPKADDHQPLLITDRQLRWLLDGLPIDQKGAHRKLSPEKVV; encoded by the coding sequence ATGATGTCTCATGCTCAGCCTAAACAAGTCTTCCTTGCAAAAGGTGCAACAGATTTACGGAAATCCATCGACGGATTAGCTGCCATTGTGCAGGAAGGGTTCCAACTGAATCCTTTCTCACCGTCGTTCTTTGTCTTCTGTAACAGACAAAGGGATAAGATTAAAATCTTGCATTGGGATCATAATGGTTTCTGGCTTTATTATCGCCGCCTTGAAAAAGGGACGTTTCCTTGGCCCAAAGCAGATGACCATCAACCCTTACTCATTACAGACAGGCAGTTAAGATGGCTTCTGGATGGGCTTCCGATTGATCAAAAAGGAGCCCACAGAAAGTTATCTCCTGAAAAAGTTGTATAA
- the tnpC gene encoding IS66 family transposase: MKKSSAISPKTTEHLEDRVSKLEREKAELELQLKWYKEQLSLQQRQKFGKSSEKTDPDQLELPLFNEAEQEQHPSEEEPTVESITYERKKKRKVRKDLTENLPSKTIEHTLPVEDQVCSCCNGKLHTMKQQVKEELEIIPAEVKVIRYVTYLYSCRDCEKNGTGNPIVKAPVPERAFPGSLASPSMVSYIMDQKFVQGTPLYRQEQAFNRLGVPLSRQTLSNWILEGSEQWLEPIYDRMVETLTLLDVLHADETTVQVLKEDGKEASSTSYMWLYRSGMSSVPIVIYDYQPGRASKYPIRFLEGFKGYLHVDGYGGYHGLKPKVELVGCWAHARRKFVDAVKSLPDDGSTTKSSAQEGLDFINQLYRIEKHIQEERLSPEKVYDVRQKRSKPVLEAYSAWLQTMRAKTLPKTLLGKAIVYSINQMDHLRNFLKDGRLDIDNNRAERSIKPFVIGRKNWLFSNTPRGAKSSSVIYSIIETAKENRLKPQAYLDYLFEHLPNSKQSEMDQFLPWSESLPEEIRIK; the protein is encoded by the coding sequence ATGAAAAAATCTTCTGCGATCTCACCCAAAACAACTGAACATCTCGAAGACCGTGTCTCGAAACTTGAACGGGAAAAGGCTGAACTTGAACTTCAACTCAAATGGTACAAGGAACAGCTCAGCCTCCAGCAAAGACAAAAATTCGGTAAGTCCAGTGAAAAAACGGATCCGGATCAGCTGGAGCTGCCTCTGTTTAATGAAGCAGAGCAAGAACAACATCCGTCCGAAGAAGAACCAACGGTCGAATCGATTACATATGAACGTAAGAAAAAGCGCAAAGTCCGAAAGGACCTTACAGAAAACCTTCCATCAAAAACCATTGAGCATACACTCCCGGTTGAGGATCAGGTTTGTTCGTGCTGCAATGGAAAGCTCCATACAATGAAGCAACAAGTCAAAGAAGAATTGGAAATCATTCCGGCAGAGGTTAAAGTAATTCGATATGTTACCTATCTATACAGTTGCAGAGACTGTGAGAAAAACGGTACGGGAAACCCGATTGTTAAAGCACCTGTTCCAGAGCGGGCATTCCCAGGAAGCCTTGCTTCACCATCGATGGTCTCTTACATCATGGACCAGAAATTTGTTCAGGGGACGCCGCTTTATCGCCAGGAACAGGCATTCAATCGTTTGGGTGTTCCTTTATCAAGGCAGACCCTTTCAAATTGGATTCTTGAAGGTTCTGAACAGTGGCTGGAACCGATCTACGATCGGATGGTTGAGACTTTAACATTGCTCGATGTTCTTCATGCCGATGAAACGACTGTTCAAGTTCTCAAAGAGGATGGGAAGGAAGCGAGCTCTACCTCCTATATGTGGTTGTACCGATCAGGCATGAGCAGTGTGCCGATTGTGATCTACGACTATCAACCCGGACGCGCCAGTAAATATCCAATTCGTTTCCTTGAAGGATTTAAAGGATACTTGCACGTAGACGGATATGGAGGCTATCACGGCTTAAAACCGAAAGTCGAACTTGTTGGGTGCTGGGCTCATGCACGCAGGAAATTCGTAGATGCTGTGAAATCCTTACCTGATGATGGTTCGACAACCAAAAGTTCTGCACAGGAGGGTCTGGATTTTATCAACCAGCTCTATCGCATCGAAAAGCATATACAGGAAGAGCGCCTCTCTCCGGAAAAAGTCTATGACGTTCGTCAAAAACGTTCAAAACCTGTTTTGGAGGCTTATTCAGCATGGCTTCAAACGATGCGAGCCAAAACCTTACCGAAAACGCTCCTTGGAAAAGCCATTGTTTATTCTATCAATCAAATGGATCACCTGAGAAACTTCTTAAAGGATGGCCGCCTTGATATAGATAACAACAGAGCTGAGCGCAGCATAAAACCTTTTGTGATTGGAAGAAAAAACTGGCTGTTCTCCAATACACCGCGAGGTGCAAAGAGCAGTAGTGTTATTTACAGTATCATTGAGACAGCAAAAGAGAATCGTTTAAAGCCTCAAGCTTATCTGGATTACTTGTTTGAACATTTGCCCAATAGCAAGCAATCTGAAATGGATCAGTTTCTACCCTGGTCAGAATCATTACCAGAGGAAATTCGGATCAAATAA
- a CDS encoding c-type cytochrome, giving the protein MKKAVIALLSTVAVLGACGNYSSNEGPLPYEDENGSEENAVANGEGNGNNEENVTDAGNGEELYLSSCASCHGDNLEGDFGPGLLDASFDLNMDYLVNDPNDMHEGLVNEEEAEMIAEWITSQGNGNGDNEAASDDNGENRLTDADGEEVYIQSCASCHGDNLEGDFGPGLAGEDFDVSMNILLENPDDFHEGLVIEDEATAVSEWMAEQ; this is encoded by the coding sequence ATGAAAAAAGCGGTTATTGCTTTATTGAGCACTGTAGCAGTGCTCGGTGCCTGTGGTAATTATTCCTCCAATGAAGGTCCACTGCCTTATGAGGACGAAAATGGATCTGAGGAAAATGCGGTAGCAAACGGCGAAGGAAATGGCAACAATGAAGAGAATGTCACAGATGCTGGTAATGGAGAAGAACTTTATCTGTCATCTTGCGCTTCTTGTCACGGTGATAATCTCGAGGGAGATTTCGGTCCTGGATTACTCGATGCATCATTTGATCTGAACATGGATTACCTTGTGAACGATCCGAATGACATGCATGAAGGTCTTGTCAATGAAGAAGAAGCAGAAATGATTGCAGAATGGATTACTTCACAAGGGAATGGAAACGGTGATAACGAAGCAGCCAGTGATGACAATGGCGAAAACCGCCTGACAGATGCCGATGGCGAAGAAGTTTATATCCAGTCCTGTGCATCATGCCATGGTGACAACCTTGAAGGCGATTTCGGCCCGGGACTAGCGGGTGAGGACTTCGATGTGTCCATGAATATCCTCCTCGAAAATCCGGATGATTTTCACGAAGGTCTGGTTATTGAAGACGAAGCAACCGCCGTGTCCGAATGGATGGCAGAACAATAA
- a CDS encoding cation diffusion facilitator family transporter, producing the protein MTAQQNERKILIWSVAGAVLFAAGGIIAGVMVTSQMILFDGLYSLVSVALSLLSLFAAGFMNKKDVTNFPFGKKMLEPLVILVKYTAILILVVASMLAALTALFTGGREMLLGAALLYSTIASLVSAGFYLWLNWLSKQSETGLVKAEKNQWLMDTLVSFGVMGGFVLAGVFSITDSLAFLVPYTDPAMVVIVSVWFIKVPVVEMREALKQLVEVRLEEDLAGPMEAKIKEIEERFGMEESFTRMTLAGRVIWLEIDYVIVPDSDVDSVLVQDEIRSEIAKSVPHKPYWLTVSFTHDRKWAI; encoded by the coding sequence ATGACAGCACAACAGAATGAACGAAAAATCCTAATCTGGTCCGTGGCAGGAGCAGTGCTTTTTGCTGCGGGAGGGATCATTGCAGGCGTGATGGTGACGTCTCAGATGATTCTCTTTGACGGCCTGTACTCCCTCGTGAGTGTTGCATTATCATTGCTGTCACTGTTTGCAGCCGGATTTATGAATAAAAAAGACGTGACAAATTTCCCCTTCGGGAAAAAAATGTTGGAACCACTCGTGATACTCGTTAAATACACGGCAATTCTTATTCTGGTAGTGGCTTCGATGCTCGCAGCATTGACTGCACTCTTCACCGGAGGACGAGAAATGCTTCTTGGGGCGGCACTTCTATACAGTACGATCGCTTCACTCGTCTCTGCGGGGTTCTATCTTTGGTTAAACTGGCTGTCGAAACAGTCAGAAACGGGACTTGTAAAGGCTGAAAAAAATCAATGGCTGATGGATACGCTGGTCAGTTTCGGTGTGATGGGTGGATTTGTTTTGGCGGGGGTTTTTTCCATTACGGATTCACTGGCTTTTCTTGTGCCATATACGGACCCGGCGATGGTCGTGATCGTATCCGTGTGGTTTATCAAAGTACCGGTTGTTGAGATGCGCGAAGCTTTGAAACAGCTGGTTGAGGTCAGGCTTGAAGAGGATCTGGCCGGGCCGATGGAAGCAAAAATCAAAGAGATTGAAGAACGTTTCGGTATGGAAGAATCATTCACCCGTATGACCCTTGCTGGGAGAGTGATCTGGCTTGAAATTGACTATGTGATTGTTCCCGATTCGGACGTGGATTCTGTGTTGGTCCAAGACGAGATTCGCAGCGAAATTGCCAAAAGTGTACCGCATAAGCCTTACTGGCTGACGGTATCGTTCACCCATGACCGGAAATGGGCCATTTGA
- a CDS encoding TetR family transcriptional regulator — MNKKERLIQAATALIREQGYEKTSVSQIVKRAGVAQGTYYLYFQKKSDLVTEIAAGILQHQLTRIQANTEEQNLTGVIRTIIEVSFDTTRENRDLVTFLYSGFAYDDRFEMWERIYRPYYEWLANCLPASTPYSGKEELARLIIGLIEHASESYYLSNQQQTDVETAKENVRLMIMRALPDSE; from the coding sequence ATGAATAAAAAAGAACGATTGATTCAGGCAGCAACAGCGTTGATCCGTGAGCAAGGGTATGAAAAAACGTCGGTGTCCCAAATTGTAAAACGGGCAGGCGTTGCCCAGGGAACGTATTACCTTTATTTTCAAAAGAAGAGCGATCTTGTAACGGAGATTGCAGCAGGTATATTGCAGCACCAACTGACCCGAATTCAGGCGAACACAGAGGAGCAGAACTTAACAGGCGTGATTAGGACGATCATCGAGGTCAGTTTTGATACCACCCGGGAGAACCGCGATCTCGTCACGTTTCTTTATTCGGGTTTTGCCTACGACGACCGCTTCGAGATGTGGGAGAGGATTTACCGGCCTTATTACGAATGGCTGGCGAATTGCCTGCCGGCGAGTACCCCGTATTCGGGAAAAGAAGAGCTTGCACGCTTGATCATCGGATTGATCGAACACGCCTCGGAATCCTACTATTTGTCCAATCAGCAGCAGACAGATGTGGAAACAGCCAAGGAGAATGTCAGATTGATGATTATGAGGGCACTCCCGGATAGTGAATGA
- a CDS encoding Nif3-like dinuclear metal center hexameric protein: MNAAYTRKDVSRLPRTIQQALTYIHALASVPESTVDGLIRGDAHQPLTGIAVCFAPTTAVIRKANEAGCNLLVTHQQLFHHRPDDDAGSHKNQVHRFKEELLQETAIAVYRFHDGPHQMNPELLTDSLIRNVGWNSLITGVNRFYSSVTFTEHCSVQDIIAHLKHTLRISHVRLSGDSDALCKKIGVSAGFSGYAQRVISLFTDENVDVVITGEPLESGAAEFVQDANALGKQYALIVLDHGESEIPGMIKTAKMLTQSFPEVPVHFIRNELAFEVK, encoded by the coding sequence ATGAATGCTGCTTATACCCGGAAGGATGTGTCCCGTTTGCCGAGAACCATTCAGCAAGCCCTCACCTACATCCATGCACTGGCCTCCGTACCTGAATCCACCGTGGATGGCCTCATCAGAGGAGATGCCCATCAGCCTTTAACAGGCATCGCTGTCTGTTTTGCGCCCACAACAGCCGTCATCCGGAAAGCGAACGAAGCAGGCTGCAATCTCCTCGTTACTCATCAACAGTTATTCCATCATCGTCCGGATGATGATGCCGGTTCACATAAGAACCAGGTTCATCGATTTAAGGAAGAATTACTGCAGGAAACAGCAATCGCTGTGTATCGATTTCATGACGGTCCCCACCAAATGAATCCGGAACTGTTAACCGATAGTCTGATCCGCAACGTTGGCTGGAACAGTCTGATAACCGGTGTGAATCGGTTTTATTCATCTGTCACGTTCACCGAACATTGTTCCGTTCAGGATATTATCGCTCACCTGAAACATACCCTGCGCATCTCACATGTCAGGTTGTCTGGTGACAGTGATGCCCTTTGCAAAAAAATTGGCGTATCCGCCGGATTCAGTGGATATGCACAACGGGTGATTTCCCTTTTTACGGATGAAAATGTGGATGTGGTGATCACCGGGGAGCCCCTGGAATCCGGAGCTGCGGAATTTGTACAGGACGCAAACGCCCTCGGAAAACAGTATGCATTAATCGTTCTCGATCACGGCGAAAGCGAAATCCCCGGCATGATAAAAACGGCAAAAATGCTCACACAATCCTTTCCGGAAGTGCCTGTTCATTTCATCCGCAACGAGCTTGCTTTTGAAGTGAAATGA
- a CDS encoding LOG family protein, which translates to MKAITVFCGSRDGSHPVYLQAAYELGKTLAENGLTLVYGGAGIGCMRAMADGSLDYGGNVIGVMPEKLAEQERAFSRLTDLRIVKDMPERKKVMMEEADAFIAFPGGLGTLEEWFEVYSWAKIGYHEKPCCLLNVNGYYDNLLQLFDHMIEQGFADQQYREAIISEEESSELIRHLMR; encoded by the coding sequence ATGAAGGCGATTACAGTTTTTTGCGGATCGCGGGATGGCAGTCATCCGGTCTATTTACAAGCCGCTTATGAGCTGGGAAAAACATTGGCTGAAAACGGACTGACGCTGGTTTACGGAGGGGCCGGGATCGGCTGTATGCGCGCCATGGCCGATGGTTCGCTGGATTACGGTGGCAACGTGATCGGCGTGATGCCTGAGAAACTGGCAGAACAAGAGCGGGCATTCAGCCGCTTGACAGATCTTCGCATCGTGAAAGATATGCCGGAACGTAAAAAGGTCATGATGGAAGAAGCAGATGCTTTCATTGCATTTCCGGGTGGACTCGGTACCTTGGAAGAATGGTTTGAAGTTTACAGCTGGGCAAAGATCGGGTATCACGAGAAGCCATGCTGTCTGTTGAATGTAAATGGCTACTATGACAATCTCCTGCAGCTGTTTGATCATATGATCGAACAAGGCTTTGCAGACCAGCAGTACCGCGAAGCCATCATCAGTGAAGAGGAAAGCTCCGAATTGATCCGGCATCTGATGCGGTAG
- a CDS encoding ion transporter, whose product MSDTYTVRNKIRQVVEHPWFQPLIIGVIILNGLVIVAESYLPGNRTLLAFDTLIVWIFVAELVLKMTGLGIKGYFKDPWNHFDFTIVALSLIFYATPLVSVLRLIRVLRLIRMIPAIPALRKIIDSLVRSLPALTGILGLTTLIFSIYAIIGTTFFRGVLPDEFFGSFHMSLFTLMQVVTFESWASQVARPIIAEMPLAWVYFISFIVIGALVILNLVVAVILDYLGHENEEVHNEQMERLFKENAELKQDMADIKTILMETRDHQASDREE is encoded by the coding sequence ATGTCAGATACATATACAGTACGAAATAAGATAAGACAGGTGGTGGAGCACCCGTGGTTTCAGCCGCTGATCATCGGGGTTATTATCCTCAACGGGCTGGTGATTGTAGCAGAATCCTACTTGCCAGGGAACAGGACACTTCTTGCTTTTGACACACTGATTGTGTGGATTTTTGTCGCGGAGCTGGTTTTGAAGATGACGGGTCTTGGCATCAAAGGCTATTTCAAGGATCCGTGGAATCATTTTGATTTTACAATTGTGGCATTGAGTCTCATCTTCTACGCTACGCCGCTCGTCAGTGTACTTCGATTGATCCGGGTGCTCAGACTGATCCGGATGATTCCGGCAATCCCGGCTCTTCGGAAAATCATCGATTCCCTGGTGCGCTCCTTGCCTGCTCTGACAGGTATTCTTGGATTGACCACATTGATCTTCTCGATTTATGCGATTATCGGTACGACGTTTTTCCGAGGCGTACTGCCGGATGAATTTTTCGGCAGCTTTCATATGTCGTTGTTTACGTTGATGCAGGTGGTGACGTTTGAATCCTGGGCGAGTCAGGTGGCCAGACCGATCATTGCTGAAATGCCCCTGGCCTGGGTTTATTTCATTTCATTCATTGTCATTGGCGCATTAGTCATATTGAACCTTGTCGTGGCGGTGATTCTGGATTATCTCGGGCACGAGAATGAAGAAGTGCACAACGAACAGATGGAAAGGCTCTTTAAGGAAAATGCAGAGCTGAAGCAGGATATGGCGGACATTAAAACGATCCTGATGGAAACGCGTGACCATCAGGCGTCGGATCGAGAGGAATGA
- a CDS encoding deoxycytidylate deaminase: MSILKEIKALVNEIPLGVRDDWEQYFMSKAYIASLRSTCGSRRVGAVIVNSLEKDKRNILSTGYNGYPSGQPHCVDGGCPRFEAKKQGLIKSGEYLDEYPCDAFHAEANAMFQMQRRGISTENSVLFSTTFPCRQCAEKINGAGIKTVYYAEGYPDEVAKSYLERYGINVIHVQE, from the coding sequence ATGAGTATATTGAAAGAAATCAAGGCATTGGTGAATGAAATTCCATTAGGGGTGAGGGACGATTGGGAACAGTATTTCATGTCCAAAGCGTATATCGCTTCATTACGGTCAACATGCGGTTCCAGACGAGTCGGTGCCGTGATCGTCAACAGTCTGGAAAAAGACAAACGGAACATTTTGTCCACGGGATATAACGGATACCCATCCGGTCAGCCGCACTGTGTGGACGGCGGGTGTCCGCGGTTCGAGGCAAAAAAACAGGGATTGATCAAGTCGGGCGAGTATCTCGATGAGTATCCGTGTGATGCCTTTCATGCGGAAGCCAATGCAATGTTTCAAATGCAGCGGCGAGGGATTTCGACGGAAAACAGTGTCTTGTTTTCCACAACGTTTCCCTGCAGGCAGTGTGCGGAAAAAATAAACGGAGCCGGGATCAAAACGGTGTACTATGCGGAAGGATACCCGGATGAAGTGGCAAAATCCTATCTGGAGCGCTACGGCATTAACGTGATTCACGTGCAGGAGTGA
- a CDS encoding NAD-dependent epimerase/dehydratase family protein, translated as MMDKALVLGGTRFFGKRVVEKLLEDGIEVTLATRGTGGNPFGTRVHHLKVDRFDRGSMEKNFQDGEWDVIIDQICFSPDDAFDAVEIFKDRTERYIFTSTLSVYEMNGKAEKVEEDFDPTSYPVEFGRKEQFTYGEGKRLAEAVFAQHAPFPVVMIRPPIVVGTDDYTKRLQFHMERIKGKVPIGLDAPGAELSFVDAEELASFIHWSATQSFDGPVNTSSPDHMTLDRMLRDMHKVLGTGEVIVKPSQETETASPMNFPTSFYQNSNRATTLGYSFSPMSDWFSGLIQKLDDHSEN; from the coding sequence ATGATGGACAAAGCACTTGTTCTTGGCGGCACCCGCTTTTTTGGCAAGCGGGTAGTCGAAAAACTGTTAGAGGACGGAATCGAAGTAACGCTTGCAACCAGAGGAACCGGGGGAAATCCCTTTGGAACAAGGGTCCACCACCTGAAAGTGGACCGCTTTGATCGCGGATCGATGGAGAAAAATTTCCAAGACGGGGAATGGGATGTGATCATCGACCAGATCTGTTTCTCCCCTGATGACGCTTTCGACGCTGTCGAGATTTTCAAAGACCGTACTGAACGGTACATCTTCACTTCCACCTTAAGTGTTTATGAAATGAATGGAAAAGCCGAAAAGGTCGAAGAAGATTTCGATCCCACGAGCTATCCTGTCGAATTCGGGCGCAAGGAACAATTCACCTATGGTGAGGGGAAACGGCTGGCTGAAGCAGTATTTGCTCAGCACGCACCGTTTCCCGTCGTGATGATCAGGCCTCCGATTGTTGTGGGAACCGACGATTACACGAAGCGACTTCAATTTCATATGGAACGCATCAAGGGGAAAGTCCCCATCGGTCTGGATGCTCCTGGAGCCGAGCTTTCATTTGTAGATGCTGAGGAGCTGGCCTCCTTCATTCACTGGAGTGCCACTCAGTCGTTTGACGGTCCTGTCAATACGAGCAGCCCGGACCACATGACGCTCGACAGGATGCTTCGTGACATGCATAAGGTTCTTGGAACAGGAGAAGTGATCGTAAAACCGTCGCAAGAAACGGAAACGGCTTCCCCCATGAACTTTCCCACCTCCTTTTATCAAAACTCGAACCGGGCAACGACTCTCGGTTATTCGTTCAGTCCCATGTCCGACTGGTTCAGTGGATTGATTCAAAAACTTGATGATCATTCCGAAAATTGA